ATTATCCTTATGGAAGACTTTTTGAATTTGATCAAAGTGAAGATGATTTTAAAAGATTTTACAAAAGAGATATAAGCGTTACCGGTCTGTTGTGCGGAAAGAAAACCAGAATTGCCACAGGGTTGGCCAGAGATATAGAAAAAGATTTTGATGACGATATAAACGCAGACGGTGCAAGAAGATACGCTTGGGTTTATCCAACGGATATAGAAGGTAGGTTTAATAACCAAGAAGCCCAATATGAACTAAATTTTACACTTCCAAAAGGCTCTTACGCAACGGTTCTTATAGAAGAAATAGCTAAACGTAGGCTTATTTAAAAAGATAATTAAGGGAAATATTATATGAAAAGACACATAACATCGATTATTTCACAAACTTTTGGAAAGTTTGCCAAAAAAGAATTTTTACCATCTATTCAAACAATGATAAACAAAACATATATCTCTATGATGGGTTTAGATATGACAGAGTTTAATCCTGCAAGCTCATACTCATCTTTAAATAAGCTTTTTACAAGAAAGTTAGAAAAACCTAGAGAATTTTCTTTAGACGCAGATGATTTTATATCTCCGTGTGATTCGTGGATATCCGCTTGTGGGGAGATTAAAGAAGACACAGCCTTACAAATTAAAGGGATGCAATACAATTGTAGCGATTTTTTAGGTAAAGAGTTTTTTGCAGAGGAGAAAGAGATAATAAAAAACGGAGTATTTATAAACTTTTATCTATCTCCAAAAGATTATCATAGATATCATATGCCAATAAACACTAAGGTTTTAAAGGTTGTACACATACCGGGGAAATTTTATCCGGTTAACTTGCCTTCACTAAAAAAAAGGTTTAATCTTTTTATTGAAAATGAACGTGTAGTTTTAAAATGTCAAGCACAAAATAATAAGATTTTTTATATGGTTTTAGTTAGCGCACTTAATGTAGGTGTGATGAATATTAGTTTTGAACCAAAAATTAAAACAAATGCAGATATAATTAATAGTCGTGTATATGAATATAAAAGTCAAAACTTGGATAAAGGTCAAGATTTTGGATGTTTTGAAATGGGTTCGACTATAGTCATCCTGGCTGAAAAAGATATGTTGGATTTAAGTATAAAAACTAATGACAATGTAAAATACGGACAAACAATAGCAAAGGTAATATAAAAGAATTATGTTTGATACAAAAGAGCAATTAGAAGAGTATATTGAAAAAATTTTTAATAATTTAGAATTGTTCGAATGGGATGTATTGCATGTATCTACAAATACGGATAGAGCCGAAGTGATAGAAATTTTAGCTAAAAAATTTGTACATGAGAGTTTAAAAAACGATATTAACTTTTTATACATAACAGATATAGAAAATATAAAATACAATAAAATTAAGCAGGCTATGTTTAAAGAGATAGTCGGTGAATGGGTATTTTTCTGTGATGATGTTTTATCTTACTCAAAAGATGATGCTTTAAATGCAGTGAAAAAAGAAGGTAGAGTTAATTTTATAAATAAAATCGTAAGTAGTTATTTTCAAAAGTTTCATAGTATAATTTTTACTGAAATGTTTGACTCGTTTTTAGAGTTATTTAACAATATGCCTATTACAAAAAATAAACAGATATTTATAGATAAAATATTGCAAAGTAGTTTAAATAGAGATGCAAAATCGATTACTATTCGTAAATTTAGTCAATTATACGGCAGAGTAAGAATAGCACAAGACTTAAAAAATAAAGAAATAACTAAATTAAATTTAAGAATAAAAGAATTAATGAGTAAATTGCATAGTACTCAAGATATCAATTATGATGAAGATAATGAACTTTTATATGATATAGAAGATTTACAAGAAGATTTGGAAGACCTGGAAGAAAAAGGCTTATACGAGTTTGATGAATTAATAGCAAAACTCAGAGAAAATATGTTGGAATCTATGCGTATAGCCAGCTTAGGTGTTTAAGCTTCTATACATTAAATCTAAAGTGCATTACATCACCGTCTTGCACAATATATTCTTTACCTTCAAGTCTCATTTTACCCGCTTCTTTTGACTTTTGTTCACCGCCACAAGATATAAAATCATCATAAGATATAACTTCTGCACGGATAAAACCTTTTTCAAAATCGTTATGAATAGCAGCTGCAGCACGCGGTGCAGTTGAGTTTTGTCTTATTGTCCATGCACGTACCTCTTTTACACCTGCGGTAAAATAACTCATAAGACCAAGTTTATCAAAACCTTTATGGATAATCTGTTCAAGTCCGGATTCTTCAACGCCAAGCTCGTCTAAAAACTCTTTAGCTTCTTCATCATCCAAACCTACTAGTTCTTCTTCAACTTTGGCACAAAGTTTTATAAGCTCACAGTTATTCTTATGGGCATGTTCTTTTAGAACTTTTACGTATTCATTATCTTCTAAAAGACCGTCTTCATCAGTATTTGCACCATACATTATCTCTTTGTTTGTTAAAAACCTAACTTCTTGGTTTAGTTGTTTGTACTCATCAGTATCGGCTTTAGAGAAATTCCTTGCAAGGTTTCCTTCACCTAAGAACTCCAACAGCTCTTCTGCTACATCTAAGATGGCTTTCGCGCTTTTATCGGCTTTAGCTTGTCTTTTAAGTCTATCGATACGATTTGATAACACCTCTATATCTGCTAAGATAAGTTCACCTTCGATTATCTCAACATCACGAAGTGGGTCTATACTTCCTTCGTTATGAACAATGTTTTCATCATCAAAACATCTGACTATTTGTAAGATAACTTCTGTTTCGCGTATGTTTGACAAGAATTTATTTCCAAGCCCTTCACCTTTACTGGCACCCTTTACAAGTCCTGCAATATCTACAAAGTCAAGTGTGGAGTATTGGATGCGTTCAGGATTTACTATTTTTGCAAGTTCTGCAAGTCTTGAATCAGGTACCGGAACGATTGCTTTATTTGGCTCTATAGTACAAAAAGGGTAGTTTGCAGCTTCTGCATTTTGTGCTTTTGTCAGTGCGTTGAAAGTTGTTGATTTACCTACGTTTGGAAGTCCTACTAGACCTATGCTTAATCCCATTAGTTACCTTTTAATAAGTATATTATATAGCTTAAATTATTTTTGAAATTATATCAAGTTTTTTCTTTTAGTGCCTTGAGTCGAGATAGATATACATCAAAGCTCAAAAATATATAGAAGAAGCTAAGCAAGTCGCAGTTGTAACAATGCAATTATTTGAGAATATAATGCCCCTATTTGAGCTTGAATAGCTGATTTACTCTCATTATTCGCATGCACTAACTTGCTTTCTAGAGCGCTTATCTTTGCTCGTAATTTTGATATTTTATCATCGGAACTATCTTCGCTTTTATTTGTTGTTTTTGCATAAACGCTATCGAGTTTTAATATAGATAGATTTTTTTGTAATGTATCTACAGTTTTTAGTTCATTTTTTATCTCAGGACTAACTGCTAAGTCCACTTGTGAAATAACACCGATTTTATCATTATTAAAAAGTACAAAACCGCTTTTTTTTATTTCTCCTAGAAGTTCGTTTGAATTTGATTTTAGACTAAACGGAGTTGAAGTGTTTCCTAGAAATATAGCACCGATGCCAACTTCGCCTAGAGCTATTAGTTTATCTTTGCCTTCACTTTTTTGCCAGACTCTTAATTTATCAAATATAGCATCGTTTTCATCTATCCAACCATTTTTATCTTCGTCGTATTTACTTAAGTCTTTAAATCCATCACCGCTTTTAGTACCAAATAGTTCATTTCCGTCATCAATGATACCGTTTGAGTTTTTATCAAGTGCTAAAAAGCCGTTGCCTGAACTAAGTTGAGATATTTGATCGCTTTTACCGTCACTGTCGATGTCAAAAGAAAATGTCTTAGAGCTAAGTGATGGCATAGAGCCGTTTAATGATATAACAAGAGGATCTTTTAAAACTTTATTTATTTCTATCGTTCTTGTTGTTTTTTGCACAAAACTTCGAGATAGAGAAATATCAAGAGAGAGTTCTATTTCTCTTCCGTCAGCTTGTACGAAAGCTTTTACTTGGAAGTTCAAAGCTTCTGCTTCTGTATATACACTGTTAATCTCTACTTTATCTCTTATAAATTTTCTAGATTCAGAGTTTATATTTTTTAAGATAGCTTCTGAGAGTTCTTTAGATAGTTGATTGTTGGCATCATCTATTTTTGATTGATTGATTTGTATTTTTTCGATTTGAGATGATTTGTCACTGTTGAAATCTTGAGTCGATGTTGATACGCTTGTTTGCGTTGATTGCATTTGAAGGTTGAAGAACTGGGCATTCATAGCAACTTTGTAGCCTTGTACTCTCATAGTATCCTCCTTGATACAATAATGAGTGAAAATCGGCTAAAAGTTGTTAATTGTTTAATGTGTTAATTTTACTGATATTTTTAATTATTTTATATTTTTCAAAAAGCTGCTTATTAATCTAACACCGGCACCGGTACCGCCGTAAACGTTACAATCCCATGGAGATTCTGTATAAGCACTTCCTGCTATATCAAAATGCAGCCACTTATCTTTGTTTTCGTCTTTTATAAAATTATCTAAGAATAATCCTGCCGTTATAGCTCCTCCATAAGGCTTTGAAGATACATTTGAAATATCTGCTATATCACTTTTTAAAAGTTTTTTAAGATGTCTGTTAAAAGGAAGGTGTCCTGTTAGTTCTCCGGAATCTGCCGATGCTCTCATCATAATATCATGTTTGATTTTTGTTGAGTGTCCCAT
The genomic region above belongs to Sulfurimonas lithotrophica and contains:
- a CDS encoding phosphatidylserine decarboxylase; translation: MKRHITSIISQTFGKFAKKEFLPSIQTMINKTYISMMGLDMTEFNPASSYSSLNKLFTRKLEKPREFSLDADDFISPCDSWISACGEIKEDTALQIKGMQYNCSDFLGKEFFAEEKEIIKNGVFINFYLSPKDYHRYHMPINTKVLKVVHIPGKFYPVNLPSLKKRFNLFIENERVVLKCQAQNNKIFYMVLVSALNVGVMNISFEPKIKTNADIINSRVYEYKSQNLDKGQDFGCFEMGSTIVILAEKDMLDLSIKTNDNVKYGQTIAKVI
- the ychF gene encoding redox-regulated ATPase YchF, with translation MGLSIGLVGLPNVGKSTTFNALTKAQNAEAANYPFCTIEPNKAIVPVPDSRLAELAKIVNPERIQYSTLDFVDIAGLVKGASKGEGLGNKFLSNIRETEVILQIVRCFDDENIVHNEGSIDPLRDVEIIEGELILADIEVLSNRIDRLKRQAKADKSAKAILDVAEELLEFLGEGNLARNFSKADTDEYKQLNQEVRFLTNKEIMYGANTDEDGLLEDNEYVKVLKEHAHKNNCELIKLCAKVEEELVGLDDEEAKEFLDELGVEESGLEQIIHKGFDKLGLMSYFTAGVKEVRAWTIRQNSTAPRAAAAIHNDFEKGFIRAEVISYDDFISCGGEQKSKEAGKMRLEGKEYIVQDGDVMHFRFNV